The following proteins are co-located in the Thermotoga sp. Ku-13t genome:
- a CDS encoding glycosyltransferase family 4 protein: MKIAMLSGDNSKVVTYGGKHVHQNLLELGLKKLGYDVITFYPPVETKRWIRILKTVSSNPFSVFSLYVRYKRNIEKELRYFSSLKLDEFDVIHCHDVVSLYPISHPLTVLTLHGYLARESINYSPESVSEKDKQKIFDFCMQIEKQAVQKAEHIITVDSRLRNYVIQEFGYPEDKITVIYNAVDTDLFSPVTDDVKISLRNELGLPEDAFIVLVPRRYMKKNGVDYAACAFSKIKSDDYFFVFAGRGPLKSEIQEILKDNKNALVLDAVPNYEIHKYYKAADLILIPSVTSDNVEEATSLSMLEGMACGKVVVCTNIGGMKEVVKHMENGLIIEQKNPDAIIEALQYAKNNYDSLSELRKKAREYAVKHHSYTEHAKRIVEVYNKVLSETRRSQ; this comes from the coding sequence ATGAAAATAGCAATGCTGTCTGGTGATAATTCAAAAGTTGTAACTTATGGTGGTAAACATGTCCATCAAAACCTGTTAGAACTTGGTCTTAAAAAACTTGGATATGATGTAATAACATTTTATCCTCCTGTAGAGACTAAAAGATGGATCAGGATTTTGAAAACCGTGTCTTCAAATCCATTTTCGGTGTTCTCTCTCTATGTTCGCTACAAGAGAAACATCGAGAAAGAACTCCGTTATTTTTCTTCTTTGAAATTAGATGAATTTGATGTCATCCACTGCCACGATGTTGTGAGTCTTTATCCTATAAGTCATCCACTAACTGTCCTAACATTACACGGATATCTGGCGAGAGAGTCGATCAATTATTCTCCTGAAAGTGTTTCTGAAAAGGATAAACAGAAAATCTTCGACTTCTGCATGCAAATAGAGAAACAGGCAGTACAAAAAGCCGAACATATCATAACAGTTGACAGTAGATTGAGAAACTACGTAATCCAGGAATTTGGCTATCCCGAAGACAAGATCACTGTCATATACAACGCTGTTGACACGGATCTCTTCAGCCCTGTCACAGACGATGTAAAAATCTCGCTTCGCAATGAACTTGGACTGCCAGAAGATGCATTTATTGTTTTAGTTCCAAGAAGATACATGAAAAAGAATGGAGTGGATTACGCTGCGTGTGCATTCTCCAAAATCAAATCAGATGATTATTTCTTTGTTTTTGCTGGCAGGGGTCCTTTGAAATCAGAGATCCAGGAGATACTCAAAGACAACAAAAACGCTCTCGTACTCGATGCTGTACCCAATTATGAGATTCACAAATACTACAAAGCAGCCGATTTGATATTGATCCCAAGTGTTACCTCAGACAATGTCGAAGAAGCAACGTCTTTGAGTATGTTAGAAGGTATGGCATGTGGGAAAGTGGTAGTTTGCACCAACATAGGTGGTATGAAGGAAGTGGTAAAGCACATGGAAAATGGATTGATTATAGAGCAAAAAAATCCAGACGCAATAATCGAAGCCTTGCAGTACGCTAAGAATAACTATGACAGCCTCTCAGAACTCAGAAAAAAGGCGAGAGAATATGCTGTGAAACACCATTCTTATACTGAACATGCAAAGAGGATCGTCGAGGTTTACAACAAGGTTTTGTCAGAAACAAGGAGATCACAATGA